A region of Paraburkholderia sp. BL23I1N1 DNA encodes the following proteins:
- a CDS encoding DUF6516 family protein yields the protein MKLKATLLFEDRTVYPDGAILEMRIWRLPESDAERPHGLKYSLFYGRAGQRIIGYDNERGKGDHRHYRDQEEPYAFSTPEQMVADFLDDVERERGES from the coding sequence ATGAAGTTGAAGGCCACACTCCTATTCGAGGACCGAACCGTCTACCCAGACGGGGCGATTCTCGAAATGCGCATCTGGCGACTTCCGGAAAGCGACGCCGAAAGACCGCACGGTCTCAAGTACAGCCTGTTTTACGGTCGTGCAGGCCAGCGAATCATCGGCTACGACAATGAGCGGGGCAAAGGCGACCACCGGCACTATCGCGATCAGGAAGAGCCGTACGCGTTTTCGACACCTGAGCAGATGGTGGCTGATTTTCTAGATGATGTAGAACGTGAGCGAGGTGAATCATGA